The Chitinophagales bacterium genomic sequence ATTGATGGACTGGATGCTCCATGGAGCGACTGGACGCACCTGAACTCCGTTACCTATTCGGCACTGCCACCCGGCAAGTACACATTGCGTATTGAAAGTAAAGTTCAGGGTACTGATGATGTAAAAACACTAGCCTACCCTTTCGAGATCATTACACCAATTCATAAAACAAGCTGGTTCAGCCTGCTCATTTTGTTGGCATGTATATTGGCAGGTATCAGCATACAATACATACTGAACCGCCGCAAACAAAACAGGCTGGCGCTGGTAGATAAACTGAGGCGGGAAGAACAGGCCAAAGTAAGGCAACGTACCGCCGAGGACTTTCATGACGAAGTAGGCAACAGGCTTACCCGTATCAATGTACTGACCAACGTACTGACCGCTAAAATGGGCGATATGTCGCAGGACAAGCAACGCCTTATAGAACAGATACAGGAAAATACCAACCAGTTGTACAGCGGCACAAAAGATATACTCTGGTCATTGCAGTCAACAAACGACAATCTGTATGAGATACTGCACCGTATCCGTGATTTTGGCAACGACCTGTTTTCTGATACAGAGATCAGGTTTACCTTTTCGGGTAGTGATGAAAAATGGCATGACTACAAAATGCCGCTGGACATGAGCCGCAACCTGTTGATGATATTCAAAGAGGCTTTGAACAACTGCCTGAAGTATGCAGATGCCACAGATGTGCACCTGGATGCAGAGCTCAAAGAACAGAATGTGCTGCATCTTACGCTATCAGATAATGGCAAAGGATTTAACGTAGAAGAAGTAGTAAGAGGCAACGGCCTGAACAATATGCGCAACAGGGCCAAAAGGCTGGGCGGCAAACTGTATATTGACAGTAAGCCCGGCAACGGAACGGTTATCAACCTGCATTTCAGGTTGCAAAAACAGGGATAAATGTTAAAAAACATCAAATACCTTGTTTAGGGGGATATAATTCTCCCCTACTTATAAGAACTTTATACAACACAACAAATTACAGCTATGCAAGACCTGGATCTGAATATATGCCTGATAGAAGATGATGAGACCATCCGTGAAGGATATGAATACCTCATAGGTAATAATGAAGGGTATAAGATATGTGGCAGTTTTGCTTCTTACGAAGATGCCGCTAAAAAGATAGCCAAATGCGACCCTGATGTGATACTACTGGATGTGGAACTGCCGGGTATTTCAGGCATAGATGCCATACCTAAACTAAAAAAGCTGGTACCCGACGCACACATTATCATTCTAACGGTATATGAGCAGGAGATGATGATATTCCGTGCATTGGCCGGAGGTGCCTCAGGTTACCTGACCAAAGACACACCGCACAAAAAGATATTATCCTCAATAAAAGAAGTAATGGAAGGCGGAGGCCCCATGAGCTCCAACATTGCAAGAATGGTGATACAGTCTTTTCAGCGAAGCGAAGAATCTCCGCTCACCCCACGCGAAACGGAAATACTGGAACAGATAGCAACCGGCAAAAGTCGCAAGCGCATTGCCGAAGAATTGTTCATAGACCTGGAGACCGTTAAGTCTCACATCAAGAACATATACAGCAAGCTCAATGTACACTCTAAAGCAGACGCTATTAAGCTGGCCAAAGACAACAAGTTCATTTGATCTTCAGCTTTTTCATGCTCCTGCCACTTAAAGCTAGTTTATTTCCCATACCAACCTACTGATAAACAGTTAATTACAATATATTTTCTTCTTTTTTGCCGTTGACGAAATCTATTGTCACAGTATTGTCGTAAATGATGACAAATACTTAATCATGGCA encodes the following:
- a CDS encoding response regulator transcription factor: MQDLDLNICLIEDDETIREGYEYLIGNNEGYKICGSFASYEDAAKKIAKCDPDVILLDVELPGISGIDAIPKLKKLVPDAHIIILTVYEQEMMIFRALAGGASGYLTKDTPHKKILSSIKEVMEGGGPMSSNIARMVIQSFQRSEESPLTPRETEILEQIATGKSRKRIAEELFIDLETVKSHIKNIYSKLNVHSKADAIKLAKDNKFI